In Streptomyces sp. NBC_01426, one genomic interval encodes:
- a CDS encoding GNAT family N-acetyltransferase: MVDIREVPEAEIDRALELAYLVFHDRPDRDRRALHHALLTRCARIGAYDGDALVGFMAAHHFRLSVPGADLACPGLTFVCVAPTHRRRGVLTALMDEQLRRTAAAGGPIAALWASEAAIYGRFGYGAATQGVTIEIDSTRPLALRVAPDRRPLRLVDPADAADLVGPCHEAARAARAGRPRRSAERWADEWLGERDEEDEELSPPRTVVLGEPGEPIAGYVLYRTKSASPAGDGGPRGPGLVRVDELEADTPAVAAALWECVSSLDLTGKVSAWGRPVDDPLLHFAADRDQVRVTAQFPALWLRLVDVPAALTARAWAAPVELVLELSDPRLPANAGRYRLKAGPDGAACEAARAAPDLVLDVRELAACYLGGTRVVELVAAGLVEERVPGAAAALDAALRTELLPHTADEF; this comes from the coding sequence ATGGTGGACATCCGCGAGGTACCCGAGGCCGAGATCGACCGCGCTCTGGAGCTCGCCTACCTGGTCTTCCACGACCGCCCCGACCGCGACCGCCGGGCACTGCACCACGCCCTGCTGACCCGGTGCGCCCGCATCGGCGCCTACGACGGGGACGCGCTGGTCGGCTTCATGGCCGCGCACCACTTCCGGCTCTCCGTGCCCGGGGCGGACCTCGCCTGCCCCGGGCTCACCTTCGTGTGCGTCGCCCCCACGCACCGCCGCCGCGGCGTCCTCACCGCCCTGATGGACGAACAACTGCGCCGGACCGCCGCCGCCGGCGGGCCGATCGCGGCGCTGTGGGCCTCCGAGGCCGCCATCTACGGCCGCTTCGGCTACGGCGCCGCCACCCAGGGCGTCACCATCGAGATCGACTCCACCCGCCCCCTGGCGCTGCGCGTCGCCCCCGACCGGCGCCCGCTGCGCCTGGTCGATCCCGCCGACGCGGCGGACCTCGTCGGCCCCTGCCACGAGGCCGCCCGCGCGGCCCGGGCCGGCCGGCCGCGCCGCAGCGCGGAGCGCTGGGCCGACGAGTGGCTCGGCGAACGCGACGAGGAGGACGAGGAGTTGAGCCCGCCCCGGACCGTCGTCCTCGGCGAGCCCGGCGAACCGATCGCCGGGTACGTGCTCTACCGCACCAAGTCCGCCTCCCCGGCGGGGGACGGCGGGCCCCGCGGCCCGGGCCTGGTGCGCGTGGACGAACTGGAGGCCGACACCCCGGCGGTCGCCGCCGCCCTGTGGGAGTGCGTGTCCTCCCTCGACCTGACCGGCAAGGTCAGCGCCTGGGGGCGCCCCGTCGACGACCCGCTGCTGCACTTCGCCGCCGACCGGGACCAGGTACGGGTCACCGCCCAGTTCCCGGCGCTGTGGCTGCGCCTGGTCGACGTGCCGGCGGCGCTGACCGCCCGGGCGTGGGCCGCGCCGGTGGAACTGGTGCTGGAGCTGTCCGACCCGCGACTGCCCGCGAACGCCGGACGGTACCGGCTCAAGGCCGGACCGGACGGAGCCGCCTGCGAGGCCGCCCGGGCAGCGCCCGACCTGGTGCTGGACGTGCGCGAACTGGCCGCCTGCTACCTGGGCGGGACCCGGGTGGTCGAGTTGGTCGCCGCCGGGCTGGTGGAGGAACGGGTCCCGGGCGCGGCGGCCGCGTTGGACGCGGCGCTGCGGACCGAACTGCTCCCGCACACCGCGGACGAGTTCTGA
- a CDS encoding NCS2 family permease: MTQSSVEPKTTAEEAGDGSLTPAGRSWLDRYFHITHRGSNVGNEVRGGITTFMAMAYILLLNPLILSGKDVAGNTMAPAALITATAFAAALTTLLMGFVGKVPLALAAGLSVSGVLASQVAPQMTWPQAMGMCVMYGVVICLLVVTGLREMIMNAIPLALKHAITMGIGLFVALIGLVKAGFVGAGPEFGPPVQLGAVGELAGWPVLLFCVTLLSIFMLQARKVPGAILIGIVGGTVLAAILNAIVDIDPKAWKNGPPELSGSAVSMPDFSLFGKVEFGGWGDVGVMTIGMIVFTLVLAGFFDAMATIIGVGTEAKLADDQGRMPGLSKALFIDGAGGAIGGIAGGSGQTVFVESATGVGEGARTGLASVVTGLFFAACLFFTPITQIVPGEVASAALVVIGAMMMQNARHVDWADTATAIPVFLTVVIMPFTYQITAGVAAGVISYVAIKVAQGKAREIGAFMWALTGIFLVYFALHPIEGWLGVG; the protein is encoded by the coding sequence ATGACCCAATCGTCTGTGGAGCCCAAGACCACCGCGGAAGAGGCCGGCGACGGCTCTCTCACCCCCGCGGGGCGTTCTTGGCTCGATCGGTACTTCCACATAACGCACAGAGGATCCAACGTCGGCAACGAGGTTCGTGGCGGTATCACAACCTTCATGGCCATGGCGTACATCCTCCTGCTCAACCCCCTGATCCTCTCCGGCAAGGACGTCGCCGGAAACACCATGGCCCCCGCGGCCCTGATCACGGCCACCGCGTTCGCGGCGGCCCTGACCACGCTCCTCATGGGCTTCGTCGGCAAGGTGCCGCTCGCCCTCGCGGCGGGGCTGTCCGTCTCCGGCGTGCTCGCCTCGCAGGTCGCGCCGCAGATGACCTGGCCGCAGGCCATGGGCATGTGCGTGATGTACGGCGTGGTGATCTGTCTCCTGGTCGTCACCGGCCTCCGCGAGATGATCATGAACGCGATCCCCCTCGCGCTCAAGCACGCCATCACCATGGGCATCGGCCTCTTCGTCGCCCTCATCGGACTCGTGAAGGCCGGCTTCGTCGGCGCGGGTCCCGAGTTCGGGCCCCCGGTTCAGCTCGGCGCCGTCGGTGAGCTCGCCGGCTGGCCCGTCCTGCTCTTCTGCGTCACCCTGCTCTCCATCTTCATGCTGCAGGCCCGCAAGGTCCCCGGCGCCATCCTGATCGGCATCGTGGGCGGCACCGTCCTCGCCGCGATCCTGAACGCCATCGTGGACATCGACCCGAAGGCCTGGAAGAACGGTCCCCCCGAGCTCTCCGGCTCCGCGGTCTCGATGCCCGACTTCTCGCTGTTCGGCAAGGTCGAGTTCGGCGGCTGGGGCGACGTCGGCGTCATGACGATCGGCATGATCGTCTTCACCCTCGTGCTCGCCGGCTTCTTCGACGCGATGGCCACCATCATCGGCGTCGGCACCGAGGCCAAGCTCGCCGACGACCAGGGCCGCATGCCGGGCCTGTCGAAGGCGCTGTTCATCGATGGCGCCGGTGGCGCCATCGGTGGCATCGCGGGCGGCTCCGGTCAGACCGTCTTCGTCGAGTCCGCCACCGGCGTCGGCGAGGGTGCCCGCACGGGTCTCGCCTCCGTCGTCACCGGCCTCTTCTTCGCCGCCTGCCTCTTCTTCACCCCGATCACGCAGATCGTGCCCGGCGAGGTCGCCTCCGCGGCCCTGGTCGTCATCGGCGCGATGATGATGCAGAACGCCCGCCACGTGGACTGGGCCGACACGGCCACCGCGATCCCGGTCTTCCTGACCGTCGTGATCATGCCGTTCACCTACCAGATCACCGCCGGTGTCGCCGCGGGTGTCATCTCCTACGTGGCCATCAAGGTCGCCCAGGGCAAGGCCCGCGAGATCGGTGCCTTCATGTGGGCGCTGACCGGCATCTTCCTGGTCTACTTCGCGCTCCACCCGATCGAGGGCTGGCTCGGCGTCGGCTAA
- a CDS encoding terpene synthase family protein: MTQPFQLPDFYVPYPARLNPHLEAARTHTRQWARDFEMLEGSGVWEESDLESHDYALLCAYTHPDCDVDALNLVTDWYVWVFFFDDHFLEMYKRSQDRDGAKAYLDRLAGFMPMDLSDGFPEATNPVEAGLKDLWLRTVPAMSADWRERFSESTRNLLNESMWELANINIGRVANPLEYIEMRRKVGGAPWSAGLIEYVSAEVPARVAHARPLAVLRDAFSDAVHIRNDIFSYEREVADEGELSNAILVLETFLGCSTQEAAEASNDLLTSRLHQFEQTALAELPQLFADHAMNPAEVAAVLAYAKGLQDWQSGGHEWHMVSSRYMNKEARATAPLSLPFMPAGLGTTALDVRSLFTQRSADLRRRSFTHVPFEKTGPSVIPDIYMPHRLSLSPHLAHAREESVAWCKAMGMLDPQPGDPGSAIWSERKLRGYDFAVCSAGIDPDATPQALALNACWLSWGTYGDDYYPVVFAQAKNLTAAKATTARLIAMIPVDHAEQAEPVTAMERGLGDLWVRTSAGMSHEQRTEFRATLVSMLKSWLWEVENQVLNRIPDPVDYAEMRRHTFGSHLTMYLCRLGHQNRGIPDEIYASGTIRSLENAVADAACMINDVYSYQKEVEVEGEVHNYILVTRNFFDIGYPEALHICHALMTQRTEEFEHIVATQMPLLYDDWKLGEEARTALDAYVAELKDWHAGILNWHEKIARYRPEDLHELPVGLGAGAWSDGFGMSAARISLPH, translated from the coding sequence GTGACACAGCCGTTTCAACTGCCGGATTTCTACGTGCCTTATCCGGCGCGACTGAACCCCCATCTGGAAGCCGCGCGCACCCACACCAGGCAGTGGGCCCGCGACTTCGAGATGCTGGAGGGGTCCGGCGTCTGGGAGGAGAGCGACCTCGAATCGCACGACTACGCCCTGCTGTGCGCGTACACGCACCCCGACTGCGACGTCGACGCGCTGAACCTGGTCACCGACTGGTACGTGTGGGTCTTCTTCTTCGACGACCACTTCCTGGAGATGTACAAGCGCTCCCAGGACCGGGACGGCGCCAAGGCGTACCTCGACCGGCTCGCCGGCTTCATGCCGATGGACCTCTCCGACGGCTTCCCCGAGGCGACCAACCCGGTGGAGGCGGGCCTGAAGGACCTGTGGCTGCGGACCGTCCCCGCGATGTCCGCGGACTGGCGGGAACGGTTCTCCGAATCGACCCGGAACCTCCTCAACGAGTCGATGTGGGAACTCGCCAACATCAACATCGGGCGGGTGGCCAACCCGCTCGAATACATCGAGATGCGCCGCAAGGTGGGCGGCGCCCCCTGGTCGGCCGGCCTGATCGAGTACGTCAGCGCGGAGGTCCCGGCGCGCGTCGCGCACGCGCGGCCGCTCGCGGTGCTGCGCGACGCCTTCTCCGACGCCGTGCACATCAGGAACGACATCTTCTCCTACGAGCGCGAGGTCGCCGACGAGGGCGAACTCTCCAACGCCATCCTCGTGTTGGAGACCTTCCTCGGCTGCTCCACCCAGGAGGCGGCCGAGGCCTCCAACGACCTCCTGACCTCCCGCCTCCACCAGTTCGAGCAGACCGCCCTCGCCGAACTGCCCCAGCTCTTCGCCGACCACGCGATGAACCCGGCCGAGGTCGCCGCCGTCCTCGCCTACGCGAAGGGCCTCCAGGACTGGCAGTCCGGCGGCCACGAGTGGCACATGGTCTCCAGCCGCTACATGAACAAGGAGGCCCGGGCCACCGCCCCGCTCAGCCTCCCGTTCATGCCCGCCGGGCTCGGCACCACCGCGCTCGACGTCCGGTCCCTGTTCACACAGCGCTCCGCGGACCTGCGCCGCCGCTCCTTCACCCACGTGCCGTTCGAGAAGACCGGGCCCTCGGTCATCCCCGACATCTACATGCCCCACCGGCTCTCGCTGAGCCCGCACCTGGCGCACGCCCGCGAGGAGTCGGTCGCCTGGTGCAAGGCGATGGGGATGCTGGACCCGCAGCCGGGCGACCCCGGTTCGGCGATCTGGTCCGAACGCAAGCTGCGGGGCTACGACTTCGCCGTCTGCTCCGCCGGGATCGACCCCGACGCCACCCCGCAGGCCCTGGCCCTCAACGCGTGCTGGCTGAGCTGGGGCACGTACGGGGACGACTACTACCCCGTGGTCTTCGCCCAGGCGAAGAACCTCACCGCGGCCAAGGCCACCACGGCCCGGCTGATCGCCATGATCCCCGTCGACCACGCGGAGCAGGCGGAGCCGGTGACGGCGATGGAGCGCGGGCTCGGCGACCTGTGGGTGCGCACCAGCGCGGGCATGTCCCACGAACAGCGCACGGAGTTCCGGGCGACGCTGGTCAGCATGTTGAAGAGCTGGCTGTGGGAGGTGGAGAACCAGGTCCTGAACCGCATCCCCGACCCGGTCGACTACGCGGAGATGCGCCGACACACCTTCGGCTCCCACCTCACGATGTACCTGTGCCGGCTCGGCCACCAGAACCGCGGCATCCCCGACGAGATCTACGCCTCCGGCACCATCCGGTCGCTGGAGAACGCCGTCGCCGACGCCGCCTGCATGATCAACGACGTCTACTCCTACCAGAAGGAGGTGGAGGTCGAGGGCGAGGTGCACAACTACATCCTCGTCACCCGGAACTTCTTCGACATCGGCTACCCGGAGGCCCTGCACATCTGCCACGCGCTGATGACGCAGCGGACCGAGGAGTTCGAGCACATCGTCGCGACCCAGATGCCGCTGCTCTACGACGACTGGAAGTTGGGCGAGGAGGCCCGGACCGCGCTCGACGCGTACGTCGCCGAGCTCAAGGACTGGCACGCGGGCATCCTCAACTGGCACGAGAAGATCGCCCGTTACCGGCCGGAGGACCTGCACGAGCTGCCGGTCGGCCTGGGCGCGGGCGCCTGGAGCGACGGCTTCGGGATGTCCGCCGCCCGGATCTCGCTGCCCCACTGA
- the cobN gene encoding cobaltochelatase subunit CobN, giving the protein MILLLSTSDTDLLSARAADGPVPYRFANPSRLPLADLPGLLDGADLVVVRLLGGLRAWQDGLDLLLAPDQTRPVVVLTGEQAPDAQLMEASTVPIGIAAEAHGYLAHGGPANLDQLARFLSDTVLLTGHGFEPPAAAPTWGPLERTPQRTEGPKVAVLYYRAHQMSGNTSFVHALCEAVEAQGAQALPLYVSSLRTPEPGLIAELESVDAVVTTVLAAGGTKPATASAGGDDESWDAGALAGLGVPILQALCLTGSRSAWEENDEGLSPLDAATQVAVPEFDGRLITVPFSFKELDEDGLPAYVADPERAARVAGIAVRHARLRHIERRDKRIALVLSAYPTKHSRIGNAVGLDTPASAVELLRTLIAGGYDFGPVEEVPGLVSGDGDELIRALIEAGGHDQDWLTEEQLARNPVRIPAADYKRWYGELPADLRASVEEHWGEAPGNMFVDRSANPEGDIVLAALRRGNLLILIQPPRGFGENPIAIYHDPDLPPSHHYLAAYRWIQARAEDGGFGADAMIHLGKHGNLEWLPGKNAGLSASCAPDAALGDLPLIYPFLVNDPGEGTQAKRRVHATLVDHLVPPMARAESYGDIARLEQHLDEYAQISAMDPAKLPAIRAQIWTLIQAAKLDHDLGLEARPDDDGFDDFLLHVDGWLCEVKDAQIRDGLHVLGGAPTGTARVNLVLAILRARQIWGGTTALPGLREALGLDESAATRTSADEAEETARALVQAMEDANWAPEAVASVAAAHSADVAAVLDFAAREVVPRLAGTTDEIAHVVSALDGSFVPAGPSGSPLRGLVNVLPTGRNFYSVDPKAVPSRLAWETGQALADSLLNRYRTDNGEWPPSVGLSLWGTSAMRTSGDDVAEAMALLGVRPVWDEASRRVTGLEPIPLDELGRPRIDVTLRISGFFRDAFPHVIGLLDDAVRLAASLDEPADRNFVRAHAQADLAEHGDERRATTRIFGSRPGTYGAGILQLIDSRDWRTDADLAEVYTVWGGYAYGRGLEGRPARAEMETAYKRITVAAKNTDTREHDIADSDDYFQYHGGMVATVRALRGTAPEAYIGDSTRPETVKTRTLVEETSRVFRARVVNPKWIEAMRRHGYKGAFELAATVDYLFGYDATTGVVADWMYDKLTETYVLDPENRAFLEEANPWALHGIAERLLEAESRGMWEKPDARILEELRQVYLDTEGNLEGEAE; this is encoded by the coding sequence ATGATCCTGCTGCTGTCGACGTCCGACACCGATCTGCTCAGCGCCCGCGCCGCGGACGGCCCCGTCCCGTACCGGTTCGCGAACCCCTCCCGCCTTCCCCTGGCCGACCTGCCGGGCCTCCTCGACGGAGCCGACCTGGTCGTCGTACGCCTCCTGGGCGGTCTGCGCGCCTGGCAGGACGGTCTCGACCTGCTGCTGGCCCCGGACCAGACCCGTCCCGTGGTCGTGCTGACCGGCGAACAGGCCCCGGACGCCCAGCTGATGGAGGCCTCCACGGTCCCGATCGGCATCGCCGCCGAGGCGCACGGCTACCTCGCGCACGGCGGCCCCGCCAACCTGGACCAGCTGGCCCGCTTCCTCTCCGACACCGTGTTGCTCACCGGTCACGGCTTCGAGCCCCCGGCCGCGGCGCCCACCTGGGGCCCGCTGGAGCGCACCCCGCAGCGCACCGAGGGCCCCAAGGTCGCGGTGCTCTACTACCGCGCCCACCAGATGAGCGGCAACACCTCCTTCGTGCACGCCCTGTGCGAGGCCGTCGAGGCGCAGGGCGCGCAGGCGCTCCCGCTGTACGTCTCCTCGCTGCGCACGCCCGAGCCGGGCCTGATCGCCGAGCTGGAGTCCGTCGACGCGGTCGTCACCACCGTTCTCGCGGCGGGCGGCACCAAGCCCGCCACCGCCTCGGCGGGCGGTGACGACGAGTCCTGGGACGCGGGCGCGCTGGCCGGGCTCGGCGTGCCGATCCTCCAGGCCCTGTGCCTGACCGGGTCGCGCAGCGCCTGGGAGGAGAACGACGAGGGCCTGTCCCCGCTCGACGCCGCGACCCAGGTCGCGGTGCCGGAGTTCGACGGCCGTCTGATCACCGTCCCGTTCTCCTTCAAGGAGCTCGACGAGGACGGGCTGCCCGCCTACGTGGCCGACCCCGAGCGGGCCGCCCGGGTCGCGGGGATCGCGGTGCGCCACGCGCGGCTGCGGCACATCGAGCGCCGCGACAAGAGGATCGCGCTGGTGCTGTCGGCGTACCCGACGAAGCACTCCCGGATCGGCAACGCGGTCGGCCTGGACACCCCGGCGAGCGCCGTGGAGCTGCTGCGCACGCTGATCGCCGGCGGCTACGACTTCGGCCCCGTCGAAGAGGTCCCGGGCCTGGTCTCGGGTGACGGCGACGAGCTGATCCGGGCCCTGATCGAGGCCGGCGGCCACGACCAGGACTGGCTCACCGAGGAGCAGTTGGCCCGCAACCCCGTCCGCATCCCGGCCGCCGACTACAAGCGGTGGTACGGGGAGCTCCCGGCCGATCTGCGCGCGAGCGTCGAGGAGCACTGGGGCGAGGCACCCGGCAACATGTTCGTGGACCGCTCCGCCAACCCCGAGGGCGACATCGTCCTCGCGGCCCTGCGCCGCGGGAACCTGCTGATCCTCATCCAGCCGCCGCGCGGCTTCGGCGAGAACCCGATCGCGATCTACCACGACCCGGACCTGCCGCCCTCGCACCACTACCTGGCCGCGTACCGCTGGATCCAGGCGCGCGCCGAGGACGGCGGCTTCGGCGCCGACGCGATGATCCACCTGGGCAAGCACGGCAACCTGGAGTGGCTGCCGGGCAAGAACGCGGGCCTGTCCGCGTCCTGCGCCCCGGACGCCGCCCTCGGCGACCTGCCGCTGATCTACCCGTTCCTGGTCAACGACCCGGGCGAGGGCACCCAGGCCAAGCGCCGGGTGCACGCCACCCTGGTCGACCACCTGGTGCCGCCGATGGCGCGCGCGGAGTCGTACGGCGACATCGCGCGCCTGGAACAGCACCTGGACGAGTACGCGCAGATCTCGGCGATGGACCCGGCGAAGCTGCCGGCGATCCGCGCGCAGATCTGGACCCTGATCCAGGCCGCGAAGCTGGACCACGACCTGGGGTTGGAGGCGCGCCCCGACGACGACGGCTTCGACGACTTCCTGCTGCACGTCGACGGCTGGCTGTGCGAGGTCAAGGACGCCCAGATCCGCGACGGCCTGCACGTCCTGGGCGGCGCCCCGACCGGTACGGCCCGGGTCAACCTGGTGCTCGCCATCCTGCGCGCCCGCCAGATCTGGGGCGGTACGACGGCCCTGCCGGGCCTGCGCGAGGCGCTCGGACTGGACGAGTCCGCGGCCACCCGCACCTCCGCCGACGAGGCGGAGGAGACGGCCCGCGCGCTGGTCCAGGCGATGGAGGACGCGAACTGGGCTCCGGAGGCGGTGGCCTCGGTCGCCGCCGCTCACTCGGCGGACGTGGCGGCGGTGCTGGACTTCGCGGCCCGCGAGGTCGTCCCGCGCCTGGCCGGCACCACCGACGAGATCGCCCACGTGGTCAGCGCCCTGGACGGTTCCTTCGTCCCGGCGGGCCCCTCCGGCTCGCCGCTGCGCGGCCTGGTCAACGTGCTGCCGACCGGCCGGAACTTCTACTCCGTCGACCCGAAGGCCGTGCCGTCCCGGCTGGCGTGGGAGACCGGTCAGGCGCTGGCCGACTCCCTCCTGAACCGCTACCGCACGGACAACGGCGAGTGGCCCCCGTCCGTCGGCCTGTCCCTGTGGGGCACCAGCGCGATGCGGACCTCCGGCGACGACGTGGCGGAGGCCATGGCGCTGCTGGGCGTGCGTCCGGTCTGGGACGAGGCCTCGCGCCGGGTCACCGGCCTGGAGCCGATCCCGCTCGACGAGCTGGGCCGGCCGCGCATCGACGTCACCCTGCGCATCTCGGGCTTCTTCCGGGACGCGTTCCCGCACGTCATCGGTCTGCTGGACGACGCGGTGCGGCTCGCGGCCTCGCTGGACGAGCCGGCCGACCGGAACTTCGTCCGGGCCCACGCCCAGGCGGACCTGGCCGAGCACGGCGACGAGCGGCGGGCGACGACCCGTATCTTCGGCTCGCGCCCGGGCACGTACGGCGCCGGCATCCTCCAGCTGATCGACTCCCGCGACTGGCGCACGGACGCCGACCTCGCCGAGGTCTACACGGTGTGGGGCGGGTACGCGTACGGTCGCGGCCTGGAGGGCCGTCCGGCGCGCGCCGAGATGGAGACGGCGTACAAGCGGATCACCGTCGCCGCGAAGAACACGGACACCCGCGAGCACGACATCGCGGACTCGGACGACTACTTCCAGTACCACGGCGGCATGGTCGCCACCGTGCGCGCCCTGCGGGGCACGGCGCCCGAGGCGTACATCGGGGACTCCACCCGCCCGGAGACGGTCAAGACCCGCACGCTGGTGGAGGAGACCTCCCGGGTGTTCCGCGCCCGGGTGGTCAACCCGAAGTGGATCGAGGCGATGCGTCGCCACGGCTACAAGGGCGCCTTCGAACTCGCGGCGACGGTGGACTACCTCTTCGGGTACGACGCCACGACGGGCGTCGTCGCGGACTGGATGTACGACAAGCTGACCGAGACGTACGTCCTGGACCCGGAGAACCGCGCCTTCCTGGAGGAGGCCAACCCCTGGGCCCTGCACGGCATCGCCGAGCGGCTCCTGGAGGCGGAGTCGCGCGGCATGTGGGAGAAGCCGGACGCGCGGATCCTCGAAGAGCTGCGCCAGGTATACCTGGACACCGAGGGCAACCTGGAGGGCGAGGCCGAGTAG
- a CDS encoding XdhC family protein, with protein MLDIAEELNRWVEQGRDFAVATVVAVGGSAPRQPGAALAVDGDGTAIGSVSGGCVEGAVYELCRQALEDGEPVLERFGYSDDDAFAVGLTCGGVIDILVTPVAADAPVREVFAAALAAAARGEAAAVARIAEGPAELMGRAVVVRADGSHEGGFGGHPELDRTLAEEARAMLDAGRTGVLEVGADGRLCGEPLKVLVESSVPPPRMIVFGAIDFASALVRIGKFLGYHVTLCDARPVFATKNRFPDADDIVVDWPHRYLEAQVDAAAVDARTVLCVLTHDAKFDVPLLELALRLPVAYVGAMGSRRTHEDRNKRLREVGVSELELARLRSPIGLDLGARSPEETALSIAAEIVANRRGGTGAALTGARIPIHHDGSNTVVGRIGSVA; from the coding sequence ATGCTGGACATCGCCGAGGAACTGAACCGGTGGGTCGAGCAGGGACGTGATTTCGCCGTCGCCACGGTCGTGGCGGTCGGCGGGAGCGCGCCCCGGCAGCCCGGAGCCGCCCTCGCCGTCGACGGCGACGGGACGGCCATCGGCTCGGTCTCCGGCGGATGCGTGGAGGGTGCGGTGTACGAACTGTGCCGACAGGCGCTGGAGGACGGCGAGCCCGTCCTGGAGCGCTTCGGGTACAGCGACGACGATGCCTTCGCCGTGGGCCTGACCTGCGGCGGGGTCATCGACATCCTCGTCACCCCGGTCGCCGCGGACGCTCCCGTGCGGGAGGTGTTCGCGGCCGCGCTGGCCGCCGCCGCCCGCGGGGAGGCGGCGGCGGTGGCCCGGATCGCCGAGGGCCCGGCCGAGCTGATGGGCCGCGCCGTGGTCGTGCGGGCCGACGGCTCCCACGAGGGCGGCTTCGGGGGACACCCCGAGCTGGACCGCACGCTCGCCGAGGAGGCCCGCGCCATGCTGGACGCCGGTCGGACCGGCGTGCTGGAGGTCGGCGCGGACGGCCGGCTGTGCGGGGAGCCGCTCAAGGTGCTGGTCGAGTCCAGCGTCCCGCCCCCGCGGATGATCGTCTTCGGTGCCATCGACTTCGCCTCCGCCCTCGTGCGCATCGGCAAGTTCCTCGGCTACCACGTCACCCTGTGTGACGCCCGGCCCGTGTTCGCCACGAAGAACCGTTTCCCCGACGCGGACGACATCGTGGTGGACTGGCCGCACCGCTACCTGGAGGCCCAGGTCGACGCCGCAGCCGTCGACGCCCGGACGGTCCTGTGCGTGCTCACCCACGACGCGAAGTTCGACGTCCCGCTCCTCGAACTGGCCCTCCGGCTTCCCGTCGCCTACGTCGGCGCCATGGGCTCCCGCCGCACCCACGAGGACCGCAACAAGCGGCTTCGCGAGGTCGGCGTGAGCGAACTCGAACTCGCCCGCCTGCGCTCCCCGATCGGCCTGGACCTCGGCGCCCGCTCCCCGGAGGAGACCGCGCTGTCCATCGCCGCCGAGATCGTCGCGAACCGCCGCGGCGGCACCGGCGCCGCCCTGACGGGCGCGCGCATCCCGATCCACCACGACGGATCGAACACCGTGGTGGGACGGATAGGTTCCGTCGCTTGA